Proteins found in one Plasmodium chabaudi chabaudi strain AS genome assembly, chromosome: 5 genomic segment:
- a CDS encoding zinc finger protein, putative has product MDLSIQENDNWVQCDKCEKWRKLPSNTDISKLTNTWYCSLNGDTRYNSCDIEEEVVISPQYNLNNNNLTNLPNESYKNVDSLENANKFENEFYSNSNNNTYISNNNGINSYQNIIHNEESISQNSNSLNVYINQRDDNFVNPNDETNIISSTFNNKNKYDIKKNKEDKKKSKNKYNTNKKEYKNEILLNNIPLDFGTYSGKGGKSPPKIIKKINNKKKQINSEHNNGFTNIIHDYDDNFYNHNNKYTINMSYSKYSKKNLNRFKRSNSDGEVYRRFKTQANFNTHYYSDTNSNCNFRDNIRMHKRNDNNNTLFYSSMHSIVNNILKKKQKAKKQTSDKNKNDLVASLNSNTHKNSNDVLKKNKKIKEITPIKNEIDIYENYDNKDISIFQNICKDENGNIIGENHSKETNKYIHNMNKIKNSISKKNEMNLEKKKNNDIKINQSHFNQNKTNKSDKNTNATIYNETNLNSNSYTSDNVLINNNHMDNDNNKNDLEKNTSPLNNIVNWVQCENCKKWRKVDAHVNVTQLPDEWYCSLNFWNKYNNCDAEEEVYVEDNLGHKNINNFEKNINNNILENFPKDKNSKQTKTKGKNVDKYNIKPKNYKNCKNLTNKYEINNIYSNFNNHDDYVEKYCIANNIDYKKLIKNNKIDQQHWNNICAYIKFINSYGNNATSKNVWTLRDRNSIRRSSSYSCYENKTGYLNYEHDQNYLSDSFLQVKISKKKFIQRNRIYNYRNKNSQFFYNHLSDNKSYDVYPYHLYPNKNDMIKFNKTHATSDNKIYEKTDNSKDKLEKINESEDEQSKKGNNSHIQDSETFQNLDHNNTKHVEKAETAEKAENEGKCDTADDSQTNQGDSNKGMWSMFINKFRINKWKGNDTDKNEVEKSDEADANKCNSAVSPKNEKEETNKYTYHNIFECNDSTNDFCNEKKYEIMRNYVLYNRERMGDYLNYDKSNEEAKKKNNNNSDVLENNKENNNDHNINKHMEGEQNNSNPYIYSTKLNSHEEKSNINGDLRIISDSKNDIKYLPGEHYLNNDNLVNTPKNKLLNSSDINYHKFLFSNNNKILTHKSNSFSRLSTNEFVNFSFEEYNDENITITEKEINNNYIKLENEKLYNSYRDDINKLRLESQIKTNDDLNSIHSSDKKKNKILPNYEKFIASVNYFNSLSSQMYYPDELMKTIPMERMNEVILNHSNNFDINNILMKKQQSYNKNDSRENNANVNSFVNDYLDVIENTKSVQNNNKGGKKISKIIPTKNALKNYIINSNKNDVSLKKNAKQQVQQPKLNTENKNTKNKSNDKNTLKKDLVGGNAGNRKDTERGEKESKREKGDKNEKIEKNENNEYTTFSMRCNENKNIIKELIKNRNNILNTNISKGNVSNRSLSYNDINDEYDGSHIKTTILNAKNLKKHILSSRVIIYSKGASLTFNVEEINKNSIYFYNNEEIDLLNGNNGTEFNSNNTNTATNNSNSTNTNNKSKKNVDDPNKDLQNDIESNNIYFNYAHNINFSDNNNIELNKMKKVVTQVFTYDYKKFVNEISLFNDNIKFQIPNLKYKFKKYTHLDDDKNKGKKKQNYQTQLDNQNNSHSFNDTIKKNNEYSDENSLDGKHSNISDDDEELYDENCKKNKLKLKKKNKNSIDYYKNDDTKNNAIKKKNKGKVTKNNKKINTTNLENNKSFEISDNANFSENYDQDKTQNEIYYSKGKIATNKNILKSEMIINDQVRPEKLKKGNKSQAKHVAKNAKVLSNNENINNDYDSFKIVKKLNSNKIKKVLNNEYDEEDKETYQDPNEYQLELEKLKHEQSIMLNDFNNLSDQVDKKSDILSTDNNMGHVLKSKDKKSSDNNKQKYNYNSESTFIPNEVDGNHGEHSRERKRKYSNNDTMDDKQENKMHKEYKKNKMNITDYNNHISQNEGSSVDDGDSNIYEEEDKSQSDQDIYDNNKNKHKHISKHWNENSYKSKEKRPISSDRKSNSEETNSQTDNYLQDKESKDESSFFIIDTNNRSKRKRCILDDDEEETYDNKKLDYNKEEDDSSDHKKKYYDTKDRDEIYYNKQEKDDYYKDKYYDDKYHQVKRKRSYSNDNSQRNKSHENYFEKEEYGKGKYEDKHYRYKKMHHNNTLNKNEIDKNKYYNRNTNQHNYDYHRNSYSSYSENNDDSDGRYYYNKRSRDDKNRATIESEEHRENFYYNHHKEHHDNRSRDSINDIHNNKIHRSNKSIESERRHKENRYKSYDSTNYKINNHDNDEKESNFNNQHHDQYNKNNNSYYSDKYDRHSINEQDRMNRRFSKKHDFKYEHQNENKYKYGEYEKHNTKYEHNKYGHSNNNSNKYDRYDYHKYNSRNEDRRYDRNEHYRYDKSEHHKYERNGNNYDNKYIHNYEKYPNKYNNSSNRNIINKYEKKIKHDDEELISNNTTAPPNSEEKINTNKTYKSEDNLKSKSNENNYNGHLITDNANNNKDELSKYNGEKHDTEKNSDEKNEKHERNNSERDNSDINDYEKKYSDYNKYEKEHYSKGGGKKPFYHPENYYKNKYNENYNDDEYHYKKYKNHDYYYGSGEKHNMNNNYNRNSHFHTYSNKKLINKNYKNYYSHRNSSPRDDIIKNKMRNDKFTNINNSKYGNNIHIKQNRIHKF; this is encoded by the coding sequence ATGGATTTAAGTATTCAAGAAAACGATAATTGGGTGCAATGTGATAAATGTGAAAAATGGAGGAAGCTACCTTCAAATACTGATATAAGTAAATTAACAAACACATGGTATTGTAGCTTAAATGGTGATACCCGATACAATTCATGTGATATAGAGGAAGAAGTTGTTATTTCTCCccaatataatttaaacaataataatctTACTAATCTCCCTAAtgaatcatataaaaatgtggaTTCATTAGAAAATGCTAATAAATTCGAAAACGAATTTTATAgcaatagtaataataacacCTATATAAGTAACAATAATGGAATAAATAgttatcaaaatattattcataatgAAGAAAGTATTTCACAAAATAGTAATAGtttaaatgtatatataaaccaAAGAgatgataattttgttaatccaaatgatgaaactaatataatttcatcaacctttaataataaaaataaatatgacattaaaaaaaataaagaagataaaaagaagtcaaaaaataaatataatactaataaaaaagaatataaaaatgaaatccttttaaataatatacctTTAGATTTTGGAACTTATTCTGGAAAGGGTGGTAAGTCCCCTCccaaaattatcaaaaaaataaacaacaaaaaaaaacaaataaacaGTGAACATAACAATGGATTTACTAATATTATACACGATtatgatgataatttttataatcataataataaatatacaattaatatgtcatattcaaaatatagtaaaaaaaatctaaACAGATTTAAGAGAAGTAATAGTGATGGAGAAGTATATAGACGTTTCAAAACTCAAGCCAATTTTAATACGCATTATTATAGCGATACAAACAGTAATTGTAATTTTAGAGATAATATAAGAATGCATAAaagaaatgataataataatacattattttattcatcTATGCATTCtattgttaataatatattgaagaaaaaacagaaagcaaaaaaacaaacaagtgataaaaataaaaatgatttagTAGCATCATTGAATAGTAATACACAcaaaaattcaaatgatgtactaaaaaaaaataaaaaaataaaagaaattactcctattaaaaatgaaatagatatatatgaaaattatgataataaagatatttcaatttttcaaaatatttgtaaagatgaaaatggTAATATTATAGGTGAAAATCATTCGaaagaaacaaataaatatattcacaatatgaataaaattaaaaattctatttcaaaaaaaaatgaaatgaacttagaaaaaaaaaaaaataatgatataaaaataaatcagtCTCATTTTAATCAAAATAAGACTAACAAAAGtgataaaaatactaaTGCCACTATATATAACGAAACGAATTTAAATTCAAATAGTTATACTAGTGACAAtgtattaattaataataatcatatggataatgataataataaaaacgatttagaaaaaaataccagcccattaaataatatagtaaATTGGGTACAATGTGAAAATTGTAAGAAATGGCGAAAAGTTGATGCACATGTTAATGTTACTCAATTACCTGATGAATGGTATTGCTCATTGAACTTTTGGAATAAGTATAATAATTGTGATGCCGAAGAAGAAGTATATGTAGAAGATAATCTTggtcataaaaatataaataactttgaaaaaaatataaataataatattctcGAGAATTTTccaaaagataaaaattcaaaacaaacaaaaacgaaaggaaaaaatgtagataaatataatataaaacctaaaaattataaaaattgtaaaaatttaacaaataaatatgaaattaaCAATATCTACAGTAACTTCAATAATCATGATGATTATGTTGAAAAATACTGTATTgctaataatattgattataaaaagctgataaaaaataataaaatagatcAACAACATTGGAATAATAtttgtgcatatataaaatttattaatagttATGGTAATAATGCTACTTCTAAAAATGTATGGACTTTAAGGGATCGAAATTCTATTAGACGATCAAGTTCATATAGTtgttatgaaaataaaactggttatttgaattatgaacatgatcaaaattatttatcagATAGCTTTTTACAAGtaaaaatttcaaaaaaaaaattcattcaaagaaatagaatatataattatagaaataaaaattcacaatttttttacaaccATTTGAGTGATAATAAAAGTTATGATGTATACCCTTACCATTTATatccaaataaaaatgacatgataaaatttaataaaaccCACGCCACTAGTGATAATAAGATATACGAAAAAACCGACAATAGTAAGGATAAgttggaaaaaattaacgaATCAGAAGATGAGCAAAgtaaaaaaggaaacaaTTCCCATATACAAGATTCGGAAACGTTTCAAAATTTAgatcataataatacaaaacatGTTGAAAAGGCTGAAACGGCTGAAAAGGCTGAAAACGAGGGCAAATGTGATACCGCTGATGATTCCCAAACGAATCAAGGGGACTCAAATAAAGGCATGTGGAGtatgtttataaataaatttagaattaataaatggaaaGGAAATGATactgataaaaatgaagtaGAGAAAAGTGACGAAGCAGATGCAAACAAATGCAATTCTGCAGTTAGCcctaaaaatgaaaaagaggaaactaataaatatacataccataatatatttgaatgTAATGATAGTACTAACGATTTttgtaatgaaaaaaaatatgaaataatgcgaaattatgttttatataatagagAAAGGATGGGAGATTATTTAAACTATGATAAATCTAATGAAGaagctaaaaaaaaaaataataataattccgATGTCTTAGAAAacaataaagaaaataacaatgatcataatattaataaacaCATGGAAGgggaacaaaataatagtaacccctatatatattcaactAAGTTGAATTCACATGAAGAAAAATCCAATATAAATGGTGACCTTCGCATTATTTCTGattcaaaaaatgacataaaatatttacctGGCgaacattatttaaataatgataatttagTAAATACACCCAAAAATAAACTATTAAATAGTTCAGATATAAATTATCAcaagtttttattttcaaacaataataaaatattgacACACAAAAGCAATTCGTTTAGTAGACTAAGCACAAATgaatttgtaaatttttcatttgaagaatataatgatgaaaatataacaataactgaaaaagaaataaataataattatataaaattggaaaatgaaaaactaTATAATTCGTATAGAGATGACATCAATAAATTACGTTTAGAAAgtcaaataaaaacaaatgacGATTTAAATAGTATACATAGtagtgataaaaaaaaaaataaaatattaccaaattatgaaaaatttattgcAAGTGtcaattattttaacaGTTTATCATCACAAATGTATTATCCAGACGAGTTAATGAAAACAATCCCGATGGAAAGAATGAATGAAGTCATTTTAAATCATTCTAACAATTTcgatattaataatatattaatgaaaaaacaacaaagttataataaaaatgattctAGGGAAAATAACGCGAATGTAAATTCGTTTGTCAATGATTATTTAGATGTCATTGAAAATACAAAGTCagttcaaaataataataaaggtgggaaaaaaatatccaaAATAATTCCTACCAAAAatgcattaaaaaattatataataaatagtaataaaaatgatgtgagtttaaaaaaaaatgcgaAACAACAAGTGCAACAGCCAAAACTAAATactgaaaataaaaacacaaaaaataaaagtaatgataaaaatacattaaaaaaagatttaGTTGGAGGGAATGCTGGAAATCGAAAGGATACCGAAAGAGGTGAAAAGGAAAGTAAAAGAGAGAAGGGTGATaagaatgaaaaaattgaaaaaaatgaaaacaatgAATATACAACATTTAGTATGCGATGTaacgaaaataaaaatattattaaggaactaataaaaaatcgaaataacatattaaatacaaatatatcgAAAGGAAATGTTTCAAATCGATCTCTATCctataatgatataaatgatgaatATGATGGAAgtcatataaaaacaacCATATTAAATGCcaagaatttaaaaaaacatatactAAGTAGCAGagtaattatatattcaaaaggAGCCTCTTTAACATTTAATgttgaagaaataaataaaaatagtatttacttttataataacgaagaaattgatttattaaatggaaataatggTACTGAATTTAATTCTAACAATACAAATACTGCTACAAATAATTCGAACTCTactaatacaaataataaaagtaaaaaaaatgttgatGATCCTAATAAAGATCTACAAAATGATATAgaaagtaataatatatacttcAATTATGctcataatattaattttagtgataataataatattgaattaaataaaatgaaaaaagttGTCACTCAAGTTTTTACTtatgattataaaaaatttgttaatgaaataagtttatttaatgataatataaaatttcaaaTTCCAAACTTAAAGTataagtttaaaaaatatacacatttggacgatgataaaaataaagggaaaaaaaaacaaaattatcaaaCACAATTagataatcaaaataatagtcattcatttaatgatactattaaaaaaaataatgagtACAGTGATGAAAATAGTTTGGATGGAAAGCATAGTAATATAAGTGATGACGATGAAGAACTATATGATGAAAactgtaaaaaaaataaattaaaattaaagaagaaaaataagaatAGTATTGATtactataaaaatgatgatacaaaaaataatgctattaagaaaaaaaataaagggaaagttacaaaaaataataaaaaaattaatactaCTAActtagaaaataataaaagtttCGAAATTTCTGATAATGCTAATTTTTCTGAAAATTATGATCAAGATAAAacacaaaatgaaatttaTTACTCCAAGGGGAAAATTgctacaaataaaaatattttaaaatcggaaatgataataaatgatCAAGTACGAcctgaaaaattaaaaaaaggaaataaaagtCAGGCAAAACATGTTgcaaaaaatgcaaaagtTCTTTCCaacaatgaaaatattaataatgattatgattcttttaaaattgtaaaaaaactaaatagtaataagattaaaaaagtattaaataatgaatatgacGAAGAAGATAAAGAAACCTATCAAGACCCAAATGAATATCAACTCGAgttagaaaaattaaaacatgAACAAAGTATTATGCTCAATGACTTTAACAATTTAAGTGATCAagttgataaaaaaagtgaCATACTATCAACGGATAATAACATGGGTCATGTTTTAAAATccaaagataaaaaaagtagtgataataataaacaaaaatataactacAATAGTGAAAGCACTTTTATTCCAAACGAAGTCGATGGAAATCATGGTGAACACAGTCGAGAAAGAAAAcgaaaatattcaaataatgataCTATGGATGATAAAcaagaaaacaaaatgcataaagaatataaaaaaaataaaatgaatataacagattataataatcatataaGTCAAAATGAGGGTTCTTCAGTTGATGATGGAgattcaaatatatatgaagaGGAAGATAAAAGTCAAAGTGATCaagatatatatgataataataaaaataaacataaacatatttcGAAACATTGGAATGAAAATTCTTATAAGTCAAAAGAGAAACGCCCAATTAGTTCAGATAGAAAAAGTAACAGTGAAGAAACAAACTCACAAACtgataattatttacaagATAAAGAAAGTAAGGATGAAAGTagtttctttattattgaCACAAACAATAGAAGTAAGAGAAAACGATGCATATTGGATGATGACGAAGAAGAAACATATGACAATAAAAAGCTAgattataataaagaagaaGACGATTCAAGtgatcataaaaaaaaatattacgaTACAAAGGACCGAGatgaaatttattataataaacagGAAAAAGatgattattataaagataaatattacgatgataaatatcatcaagttaaaagaaaaagatcATACAGTAATGATAATAGCCAAAGGAATAAATCtcatgaaaattattttgaaaaagaagAGTATGGTAAAGGTAAATATGAAGATAAACATTAtcgatataaaaaaatgcatcataataatacacttaataaaaatgaaattgataaaaacaaatactATAATAGAAATACGAATCAACATAATTATGATTATCATCGAAATAGTTACTCATCTTAtagtgaaaataatgacGATTCTGATGGAaggtattattataataaaagaagtcgagatgataaaaatagagCCACTATTGAAAGTGAAGAACATAgagaaaatttttattataatcacCATAAAGAGCATCATGATAATCGCTCTAGAGATtcaataaatgatatacataacaataaaatacacAGGAGTAATAAGAGTATTGAATCAGAAAGAAGacataaagaaaatagaTATAAGTCATATGATAGTACcaattataaaatcaaTAATCACgataatgatgaaaaagaaagcaATTTTAATAACCAGCACCACGatcaatataataaaaataataactcATATTACTCAGATAAATATGATCGACACAGTATTAATGAACAAGATAGAATGAATAGACGGTTTAGTAAAAAACATGATTTTAAGTATGAAcatcaaaatgaaaataaatataagtatGGAGAATATGAAAAACATAACACTAAATATGAACATAACAAATATGGTCATAGCAacaataatagtaataaatatgacaGATATGATTATCATAAGTATAATAGTAGGAATGAAGATCGTCGATATGATAGGAATGAACATTATAGATATGATAAGAGCGAGCatcataaatatgaaagaaatggaaataattatgataataaatatatacataattatgAGAAATatccaaataaatataataacagTAGTAATaggaatataataaataagtatgaaaaaaaaatcaagcACGATGATGAAGAATTAATTTCCAATAATACTACGGCACCTCCCAATtcagaagaaaaaattaataccAATAAAACTTATAAATCTGAAGATAACTTAAAGAGTAAGagtaatgaaaataattacaatGGTCACCTTATTACCGATAATGCAAATAACAATAAAGATGAACTTAGTAAATACAACGGAGAAAAACATGATactgaaaaaaatagtgatgaaaaaaatgagaaGCATGAACGAAATAATAGTGAACGAGATAATAGTGACATCAAtgattatgaaaaaaaatattcagaTTATAACAAGTACGAAAAAGAACATTATTCAAAAGGTGGTGGTAAAAAACCTTTTTACCATCctgaaaattattataaaaataaatacaatgaaaattataatgatgatgaatatcattataaaaaatataaaaatcatgattattattatggaAGTGGGGAAAAGCATAACATGaacaataattataacaGAAATAGTCATTTTCATActtattcaaataaaaaattaattaataaaaactaCAAAAATTACTATTCACATAGAAATAGTTCACCAAGGGatgatattataaaaaataaaatgaggAACGAcaaatttacaaatataaataattcgaAGTATGGAAATAATATCCATATCAAACAAAATCGAATACACAAATTTTAA
- a CDS encoding serine/threonine protein kinase RIO2, putative: MKLDISCFCFLSKNEYRVLTAIEMGMKNHEYLDVQLIASIANLRKEGIMSVLKKLLKNKLISHENKIYDGYKLTYLGYDFLALRAFLNRGILKSVGNQIGVGKESDIYICKDVNDNLLCLKIHRLGRISFRTIKNNRDYYGKKKFRNWLYLSKIAATKEYAYLKALYENDFPVPKPYDLNRHMILMSYVNGYPLSHVKISNPFKVIDFLLNTIIKFARSDIIHGDFNEFNILIDDNENITIIDFPQIVSLHHENGKMYFERDVKCVINHFYKKYKIRIEDYPLYEDIASLENEKIIKDENNISSKHDNALLEILQNDKSDYETNLSDNESAITVQNDDKSTGNIAELDDGINLQHENNNTTEHDSKKNEKSSILKNNKDDTFSDMSTNYLNDSLDNQYKDVYENNQERETENNKLYKREDTVNEHVDNILETKHKELILNSLNSISDKENDTPNLVDKNCSNQKNYELDDNYEDIPSEQKVSPQNMEHDQTSDSDDNLYDENSSEETSDHNENDLTEYSSCDSSNSQSGETKKKLSDTWNPHIKKYTKEYAKSKLKYMDRKKKKKEKFKENLKTKNKKKLMEKIKNYM; this comes from the coding sequence ATGAAGCTCGATATATCatgtttttgttttttatcaaaaaatgaatacaGAGTACTCACAGCGATAGAAATGGGTATGAAAAACCATGAATATTTAGATGTCCAATTAATAGCTAGTATTGCAAATTTAAGAAAAGAAGGTATTATGAgcgtattaaaaaaattattaaaaaataaattaataagtcatgaaaataaaatatatgatggATATAAATTAACATATTTAGGATATGATTTTTTAGCTTTAAGagcttttttaaatagaggtatattaaaaagtgtAGGGAATCAAATAGGTGTAGGAAAAGAAtcagatatatatatatgtaaagatgtaaatgataatttattatgtttaaaaattcatagATTAGGTAGAATATCATTTAgaactataaaaaataatagagattattatggaaaaaaaaaatttcgaAATTGgctatatttatcaaaaatagcTGCAACAAAagaatatgcatatttaaaagcattatatgaaaatgattttcCTGTTCCTAAACCATATGATTTAAACAGACATATGATTTTAATGTCTTATGTAAATGGATATCCATTATCTCATGTAAAAATATCTAACCCTTTTAAAGTAATTGATTTCTTGTTAAATACTATTATAAAGTTTGCGAGATCAGATATAATTCATGGTGATTTTAAcgaatttaatatattaattgatgataatgaaaatataactatTATAGATTTTCCTCAAATCGTTTCATTACATCatgaaaatggaaaaatgtattttgaAAGAGATGTAAAATGTGTTATTAATcacttttataaaaaatataaaatacgaATTGAAGATTATCCATTATATGAAGATATTGCATCtttagaaaatgaaaaaattataaaagatgaaaataatatttcaagTAAACATGATAATGCACTTTTAGAAATTCTACAAAATGATAAGTCGGATTATGAAACTAATTTATCTGATAACGAATCCGCTATAACAGTTCAAAATGATGACAAATCAACTGGAAATATAGCAGAACTAGATGATGGTATAAATTTACaacatgaaaataataatacaaccGAACAcgattcaaaaaaaaatgaaaaaagttcgattttaaaaaataataaagatgatACTTTTAGTGATATGTCAacgaattatttaaatgacAGTTTAGATAATCAATATAAAGAtgtttatgaaaataatcagGAAAGAGAAactgaaaataataaattatataaaagggAAGATACTGTTAATGAGCAtgttgataatatattggaaacaaaacataaagaactaattttaaattcgttaaatagtatatctgataaagaaaatgacaCTCCAAATTTAgttgataaaaattgtagtaatcaaaaaaattatgaacttGATGATAATTATGAAGACATTCCCAGTGAACAAAAGGTTAGTCCCCAAAATATGGAACATGATCAAACTAGCGATAGTGATGACAACttatatgatgaaaattcAAGTGAAGAAACGAGTGAtcataatgaaaatgatttaaCAGAATATTCGAGTTGTGATTCGAGTAATAGTCAATCTGgagaaacaaaaaaaaaattatctgATACTTGGAATccacatattaaaaaatataccaaagaatatgcaaaaagcaaattaaaatatatggataggaaaaaaaaaaaaaaagaaaaatttaaggaaaatttaaaaacaaaaaataaaaaaaaattgatggaaaaaattaaaaactaCATGTAG